A single Macaca fascicularis isolate 582-1 chromosome 13, T2T-MFA8v1.1 DNA region contains:
- the ALKAL2 gene encoding ALK and LTK ligand 2 isoform X2, with protein MRGPGRPLLLGLLLVLGAAGRGRGGAEPREPADGQALLRLVVELVQELRKHHSAEHKGLQLLGRDCALGRAEAAGLGPSPEQRVEIVPRDLRMKDKFLKHLTGPLYFSPKCSKHFHRLYHNTRDCTIPAYYKRCARLLTRLAVSPVCMEDK; from the exons ATGCGCGGACCCGGGCGCCCCCTCCTCCTGGGGCTGCTGCTGGTGCTGGGGGCGGCGGGGCGCGGCCGGGGGGGCGCGGAGCCCCGGGAGCCGGCGGACGGGCAGGCGCTGCTGCGGCTGGTGGTGGAGCTCGTCCAGGAGCTGCGGAAGCACCACTCGGCGGAGCACAAGGGCCTGCAGCTCCTCGGGCGGGACTGCGCCCTGGGCCGCGCGGAGGCGGCGGGGCTGGGGCCTTCGCCGGAGCAGCGAGTGG AAATTGTTCCTCGAGATCTGAGGATGAAGGACAAGTTTCTAAAACACCTTACAG GCCCTCTTTATTTTAGTCCAAAGTGCAGCAAACACTTCCATAGACTTTATCACAACACCAGAGACTGCACCATTCCTGCAT ACTATAAAAGATGCGCCAGGCTTCTTACCCGGCTGGCTGTCAGTCCAGTGTGCATGGAGGATAAG TGA
- the ALKAL2 gene encoding ALK and LTK ligand 2 isoform X1, giving the protein MRGPGRPLLLGLLLVLGAAGRGRGGAEPREPADGQALLRLVVELVQELRKHHSAEHKGLQLLGRDCALGRAEAAGLGPSPEQRVEIVPRDLRMKDKFLKHLTGPLYFSPKCSKHFHRLYHNTRDCTIPAYYKRCARLLTRLAVSPVCMEDKQ; this is encoded by the exons ATGCGCGGACCCGGGCGCCCCCTCCTCCTGGGGCTGCTGCTGGTGCTGGGGGCGGCGGGGCGCGGCCGGGGGGGCGCGGAGCCCCGGGAGCCGGCGGACGGGCAGGCGCTGCTGCGGCTGGTGGTGGAGCTCGTCCAGGAGCTGCGGAAGCACCACTCGGCGGAGCACAAGGGCCTGCAGCTCCTCGGGCGGGACTGCGCCCTGGGCCGCGCGGAGGCGGCGGGGCTGGGGCCTTCGCCGGAGCAGCGAGTGG AAATTGTTCCTCGAGATCTGAGGATGAAGGACAAGTTTCTAAAACACCTTACAG GCCCTCTTTATTTTAGTCCAAAGTGCAGCAAACACTTCCATAGACTTTATCACAACACCAGAGACTGCACCATTCCTGCAT ACTATAAAAGATGCGCCAGGCTTCTTACCCGGCTGGCTGTCAGTCCAGTGTGCATGGAGGATAAG CAGTGA